The following are encoded together in the Luteolibacter rhizosphaerae genome:
- a CDS encoding NADPH-dependent assimilatory sulfite reductase hemoprotein subunit: protein MSEKKLSANEGIKTRSNYLRGTIQEGLADLSTGSLSEDDQQLLKFHGTYQQDDRDLRPDRRKHRLEKAYSFMIRIRVPGGVATSQQWIETDRLATEFANGTIKLTTRQAFQFHGIIKTNLKRTIKEINQAAMDTIAACGDVNRNVMCNPNPYLSSVHAEVLKAAQDISTHLTPATRAYHEIWLDGEKIETSEKEEQEPIYGKTYLPRKFKITIAVPPSNDVDIFANCLSFIAIVENGKLVGYNVAVGGGMGSTHGNEATYPRLADVIGFCTAEQVVDVAEKVVLVQRDFGDRTDRKHSRFKYTVDDRGPEWILAKLNEYLGYELGPVRPYEFKDNGDRFGWVEDEFGNFHYTLFVEGGRVLDTPAYPMRKGLLEIAKIHDGDFRLTANQNLIIANISAKKRSEIEALLEKYGMHHSHERSALRLASIACVALPTCGLALAEAERYLPEVVTELEDELEKAGLRHDSITIRMTGCPNGCGRPFISEIGFVGRGPDRYNLYLGGGHAGQRLSKLYRQDIHSSEIRALLAPIFERYAKERVDGEHFGDFVIRAGYVAATQQGSDFHKNIKEEALKS from the coding sequence ATGAGCGAAAAGAAACTCTCTGCAAACGAAGGCATCAAGACCCGGTCGAACTACCTGCGTGGTACGATTCAGGAGGGCTTGGCCGACCTATCCACCGGCTCGCTGTCGGAGGATGACCAGCAGTTGCTGAAATTCCACGGCACCTACCAGCAGGATGACCGCGACCTGCGCCCGGACCGGCGCAAGCACCGCCTGGAGAAGGCCTACTCCTTCATGATCCGGATCCGTGTGCCGGGTGGCGTGGCGACGTCGCAGCAATGGATCGAGACGGATCGTCTGGCGACCGAGTTTGCCAACGGCACGATCAAGCTGACGACCCGCCAGGCCTTCCAGTTTCACGGGATCATCAAGACGAACCTGAAGCGGACGATCAAGGAGATCAACCAAGCGGCGATGGATACCATCGCGGCGTGCGGTGACGTGAACCGCAACGTGATGTGCAATCCCAACCCCTATCTCTCCTCGGTGCATGCCGAGGTGCTGAAGGCGGCGCAGGATATCTCCACGCACCTGACACCGGCGACGCGGGCCTATCACGAGATCTGGCTGGACGGTGAGAAAATCGAGACCAGCGAGAAGGAGGAGCAGGAGCCGATCTATGGCAAGACCTACCTGCCGCGGAAGTTCAAGATCACCATCGCGGTGCCGCCGAGCAACGACGTGGACATCTTCGCGAACTGCTTGTCCTTCATCGCGATCGTGGAGAACGGCAAGCTGGTCGGCTACAATGTGGCCGTGGGCGGCGGCATGGGCTCGACGCACGGCAATGAAGCGACCTACCCGCGTCTGGCCGATGTGATCGGCTTCTGCACTGCGGAGCAAGTGGTGGACGTGGCGGAGAAGGTAGTGCTGGTGCAGCGCGACTTCGGCGACCGCACGGACCGCAAGCACTCGCGCTTCAAGTACACCGTGGACGATCGCGGTCCGGAGTGGATCCTGGCGAAGCTGAACGAGTATCTGGGCTACGAGCTTGGACCGGTGCGTCCGTATGAATTCAAGGATAACGGCGACCGCTTCGGCTGGGTGGAGGATGAGTTCGGCAACTTCCACTACACGCTCTTCGTGGAAGGCGGGCGCGTGCTGGACACGCCAGCCTATCCGATGCGGAAGGGCCTGCTGGAGATCGCGAAGATCCATGACGGCGACTTCCGACTGACGGCGAACCAGAACCTGATCATCGCGAACATCTCGGCCAAGAAGCGCTCGGAGATCGAAGCGCTGCTGGAGAAATACGGCATGCATCATAGTCACGAACGCAGCGCGCTGCGCCTGGCCTCGATCGCCTGCGTGGCCCTGCCAACCTGCGGTCTGGCGCTGGCGGAAGCCGAGCGCTACCTGCCGGAAGTGGTGACGGAACTGGAGGATGAACTGGAGAAGGCCGGCCTGCGCCACGACTCCATCACCATCCGCATGACCGGCTGCCCGAACGGTTGCGGCCGTCCCTTCATCTCCGAGATCGGCTTCGTCGGTCGCGGACCGGACCGGTATAACCTCTACCTCGGTGGCGGGCACGCAGGACAGCGTCTCAGCAAGCTTTACCGCCAAGATATCCACTCGAGCGAGATCCGCGCATTGCTCGCGCCGATCTTCGAACGCTACGCGAAGGAGCGAGTTGACGGCGAGCACTTCGGTGATTTCGTCATTCGTGCCGGCTACGTGGCGGCCACCCAACAGGGCTCCGACTTCCACAAGAACATCAAGGAAGAGGCGCTCAAGAGCTGA